The proteins below are encoded in one region of Aestuariivirga litoralis:
- a CDS encoding ferritin-like domain-containing protein codes for MSLQTKSVQKPTALSDLGLSDLFVHGLKDIYYAEKKIEKSLPKLIKAAQSHNLTEALTDHLAETTEHVAKLEKIFAVLDMKPMATKCAAIEGILEEAQSIMDQFGKTRAGDAAIIFAAQAVEHYEITRYGSLHAFAHVLGFEQVAEIICSILKQEKSADEKLTQLAEARIDFAAATVEAVVSEAHREVTH; via the coding sequence ATGAGCCTTCAAACCAAAAGTGTGCAGAAGCCTACTGCCTTGTCTGATCTCGGCCTTTCCGATCTCTTCGTGCATGGGCTGAAAGACATCTATTATGCGGAAAAGAAAATCGAAAAGTCTTTGCCGAAGCTGATCAAGGCGGCGCAGTCGCATAATCTGACGGAAGCGTTGACAGATCATCTGGCAGAAACGACAGAGCATGTTGCAAAGTTGGAAAAGATTTTTGCCGTGCTGGACATGAAGCCGATGGCGACCAAGTGCGCCGCAATCGAGGGGATCCTGGAAGAGGCCCAGTCCATCATGGACCAGTTCGGAAAGACCAGAGCCGGCGACGCTGCAATCATCTTCGCGGCCCAGGCCGTCGAGCATTATGAAATCACGCGGTATGGCAGCTTGCATGCCTTTGCTCATGTGCTGGGGTTTGAGCAGGTTGCTGAAATCATCTGCAGCATCCTGAAACAGGAAAAATCGGCTGACGAGAAACTCACCCAACTTGCTGAAGCGCGAATCGATTTCGCCGCTGCGACAGTAGAAGCGGTGGTGAGCGAAGCGCACCGCGAGGTCACCCACTAA
- a CDS encoding glycine zipper domain-containing protein translates to MATLNSTTRKAKRTVAQSVNHLDAARRTAVNGARDVAGDLREIAEDNATEAVNSARRYGRAKGTELSNKAHSAIDNSITSLDGLVRENPLASIGIALAIGFFLGARR, encoded by the coding sequence ATGGCTACATTGAATTCGACCACCCGCAAGGCAAAACGCACTGTTGCACAGAGCGTAAACCATCTTGATGCCGCGAGGCGTACAGCAGTGAATGGCGCGCGTGATGTGGCAGGTGATCTGCGTGAAATCGCTGAAGATAATGCTACTGAAGCTGTCAACAGCGCACGCCGCTATGGCAGGGCCAAGGGCACTGAACTTTCAAACAAAGCCCATAGCGCAATCGACAATTCGATCACCAGTCTTGATGGCTTGGTGCGCGAAAACCCGCTTGCTTCTATTGGCATTGCATTGGCGATCGGCTTTTTCCTCGGCGCACGTCGCTGA